The genomic segment GGGCGACGCCGCGCTGCCCACCGCCCCCGCCGGGTTCCTGGGTGCCGAGGAACGTGTCTATCCGGACAAACTGGACGCCCCGCTGCTGCGGATTTCCGGTGTATGTCTGCTGGCCACCATCATGGCGATCCTCGATGTCACCGTCGTCACCGTCGCGCAACGCACCTTCATCGCCGAGTTCGGGTCCAGCCAGGCCGTCGTCGCGTGGACGATGACCGGCTACACGCTCGGGTTGGCGACCGTGATCCCACTGACCGGCTGGGCGGCCGACCGATTCGGCACCAAACGGCTCTTCATGGGATCGGTGGTGGCGTTCGTGCTGGGCTCGCTGCTGTGCGCGGCGGCGTCAACGATATTGCAGCTCATCATATTTCGCGTAGTGCAGGGCGTCAGTGGCGGCATGCTGATGCCCCTCGGATTCATGATCATGACGCGCGAAGCGGGCCCCGGGCGACTCGGTCGCCTGATGTCGATCTTGAGCATTCCCATGCTGCTCGCCCCGATCGCCGGCCCGATCCTGGGCGGCTGGCTGATCGACACCTCCAGTTGGAAGTGGATCTTCCTGATCAATCTGCCGATCGGGCTTGCCACGTTCATCCTCGCCTGGATCGTGTTCCCGCGAGATCACCCCGCGCGGTCGGAAACGTTCGACGTCGTCGGCGGGCTGTTGCTCTCACCGGGTCTGGCGACGTTCCTGTTCGCGGTGTCGTCGATCCCGCGCTTCGGAACGGTCGCCGATCGGCACGTCTTGATACCCGCGGTCATCGGCCTGACGTTGATCGCCGCGTTCGTCGTCCACGCATTGCGCCGCACGGATCATCCACTCATCGATCTGCACCTGTTCCAGAACCCGGTCCTCACCCGGGCCAATGTGACGATGCTGTTGTTCGCCGGCGCATTCTTCGGAGCCGGTCTACTGCTCCCGAGTTATTTCCAGCAGGTGCTCCACCAGACGCCGATGCAAGCCGGAGTGCACCTTATCCCGCAGGGACTCGGCGCCATGCTGACGATGCGACTGGCCGGTCCGCTCGTGGATCGACATGGGCCCGGCAAATACGTGCTGGCCGGTATCGCGATGATCATCGCCGGCCTGGGCACGTTCGCTTTCGGTGTGGCCAGGCATGCCGGATATGCACCCACCCTGCTGATCGCACTGACGATCATGGGCCTGGGGATGGGGTGCACGATGATGCCGCTGTCGGTGGCGTCGGTGCAGGCGTTGGCGCCGAACCAGATTGCGCGCGGCACCACGCTGATGAGCGTCAGTCACCAGGTGGGCGGCTCGGTGGGAACCGCGCTGATGGCGATGATCCTGACCGACGAATTCGACCGGAGCCCCGACATCGTCGCGGCGAACAAACTTGCGGCGCTACAGCAGCAGGCCGCGATCAGTGGCGTGCCGGTTGATCCGTCACAAATACCACATCAGTCACTCGCCCCGGGATTTTCCGCTAATCTCTTGCACGACCTTTCGCAGGCCTATACGTCCGTATTCGTGGTCGCGGTGGTATTGGTGGCATTTACCATCATCCCGGCGTCATTTCTGCCGAAAAAGCCGGCTATCCAAACAGCCGTC from the Mycobacterium lentiflavum genome contains:
- a CDS encoding DHA2 family efflux MFS transporter permease subunit: MLSNAMEKARSAAGDAALPTAPAGFLGAEERVYPDKLDAPLLRISGVCLLATIMAILDVTVVTVAQRTFIAEFGSSQAVVAWTMTGYTLGLATVIPLTGWAADRFGTKRLFMGSVVAFVLGSLLCAAASTILQLIIFRVVQGVSGGMLMPLGFMIMTREAGPGRLGRLMSILSIPMLLAPIAGPILGGWLIDTSSWKWIFLINLPIGLATFILAWIVFPRDHPARSETFDVVGGLLLSPGLATFLFAVSSIPRFGTVADRHVLIPAVIGLTLIAAFVVHALRRTDHPLIDLHLFQNPVLTRANVTMLLFAGAFFGAGLLLPSYFQQVLHQTPMQAGVHLIPQGLGAMLTMRLAGPLVDRHGPGKYVLAGIAMIIAGLGTFAFGVARHAGYAPTLLIALTIMGLGMGCTMMPLSVASVQALAPNQIARGTTLMSVSHQVGGSVGTALMAMILTDEFDRSPDIVAANKLAALQQQAAISGVPVDPSQIPHQSLAPGFSANLLHDLSQAYTSVFVVAVVLVAFTIIPASFLPKKPAIQTAVE